From Epinephelus lanceolatus isolate andai-2023 chromosome 2, ASM4190304v1, whole genome shotgun sequence, one genomic window encodes:
- the ctxn2 gene encoding cortexin-2, protein MCSVHYNHSLAAMSGNDMMAHSLTLEQKTAFAFVGMLLVFLGLLIVRCFRILLDPYSSMPSSNWADGIEGLEKGTFEYALT, encoded by the coding sequence ATGTGTAGCGTCCACTACAACCACTCCCTTGCTGCCATGAGCGGAAACGACATGATGGCGCACTCTCTGACTCTGGAGCAGAAGACAGCGTTTGCCTTCGTGGGGATGCTACTGGTGTTCCTGGGGCTGCTGATAGTAAGGTGTTTCAGGATCCTGTTGGACCCCTACAGCAGTATGCCCTCCTCCAACTGGGCTGATGGCATCGAGGGGCTGGAGAAAGGGACGTTTGAGTACGCCCTCACTTAA